Sequence from the Actinomyces slackii genome:
ATGTGCCGCCCTGTCACCTGCCGCACCTGCGGCAAGACCACCTGGGCCGGATGCGGCCAGCACGTCGACCAGGTCATGCGCGACGTCGCCCCCGCCCAGCGCTGCACCTGCGAGCGCGACGCCCCGAGCGACTCCGGCGGCGACTCCGGCGGCCAGGCGCGGGGCGCCGGCCTCTTCTCCCGCCTGCTGGGACGCGGGGGCGGGTCATGAGCGCGGCCCCGCGCCGCGCCGGCCAGGGAGGCTGATCATGGGCACCGCCCTGGACCCGGCCGATCTGCGCCCCACGCTGGCCCGCCTCAAGCGGGCGCGCGGGCAGCTGGACGGCGTCATCCGCATGCTGGAGGAGGGGCGCGACTGCGAGGAGACGGTCGTGCAGATCGCCGCCGTGAGCAAGGCGGTCAACCGGGCGGGCCTGGCCGTCATCGCCTCGGGCATGCGCACCTGCCTGAGTGAGGACCCCACCGGCCAGACCATGGACACCCGCCGCCTGGAGCGCCTGCTCATGTCCCTGGCCTGACGCCGCCCACGCACGCGGGCCGGCAGTGAGATTGCGTGCAGGCTACGCATCGCCATGGGAGCATGGCCCTGTGACACCAGCACCACAGACTCGAGTCTCTGCCCGTCTGGCGGCGATCGCCCCCTCCGCCACCCTTGCCGTGGACGCCAAGGCCAAGGCCCTCAAGGCCGCAGGCCGTCCCGTCATCGGCTTCGGTGCCGGGGAGCCGGATTTCGCCACCCCCGACTACATCGTCGAGGCGGCCATCGCCTCGGCCAAGGACCCCGCCAGCCACAAGTACTCCCCCGCCAAGGGCCTGCCCGCCCTGCGCGAGGCCATCGCCGCCAAGACCCTGCGGGACTCCGGCTACGAGGTCTCCGCGGAGGACATCCTGGTGACCAACGGCGGCAAGCAGGCCGTCTTCCAGGCCTTCGCCGCCATCATCGGCCCCGGCGACGAGGTCCTCCTGCCCGCCCCCTACTGGACCACCTACCCCGAGGTCGTGGCCCTGGCCGGGGGGACCACGGTCGAGGTCTTCGCCGGGGCCGAGCAGGACTACAAGGTCACCGTCGCCCAGCTGGAGGCCGCCCGCACTGACCGCACCAAGGCGCTGCTGGTCTGCTCGCCGTCGAATCCCACCGGCAGCGTCTACACCCCCGAGGAGCTGACCGAGATCGGCCGCTGGGCCCTGGAGCACGGGGTGTGGGTCATCACCGATGAGATCTACGAGCACCTCCTCTACGACGGCGCGGCCGCCGCGCATATCGTCGCCCTCGTCCCCGAGCTGGCCGAGCAGACCATCGTCCTCAACGGCGTGGCCAAGACCTACGCGATGACCGGATGGCGCGTGGGCTGGATGATCGGCCCCAGCGACGTCATCAAGGCGGCCACCAACTTCCAGTCCCACCTGTCGAGCAACGTGGCCAATGTCTGCCAGGCCGCGGCACTGGCGGCCGTCTCCGGCGACCTGACCGCCGTGGAGGAGATGCGCGGCGCCTTCGACCGGCGCCGGCGCACCATGGTCGAGCTGCTCACGGCCATCGAGGGCCTGACCGTGCCGGTCCCCCGGGGGGCGTTCTACGCCTACCCCAGCGCCGAGGCCCTCATCGGCCGCAACCTGCGCGGCACCGCCATCGACTCCTCGGCCACGCTGGCAGGCCTCATCCTGGAGCATGCCGAGGTCGCCGTCGTCCCGGGCGAGGCCTTCGGCCCCTCCGGGTTCCTGCGCCTGTCCTACGCCCTGGGCGACGAGGACCTGGCCGAGGGCGTGGGCCGCATGGCCTCCCTGCTGGCCGAGGTCGAGTAGCGCGCCTCCTCCATGCAGAAGTCCCCGGGGCGACCAGGCGGCCGCTCCGGGGACTTCTGCATGGGGCCCGCCGCGCTCCGCCAGCGGGCCCCGGTCCTCAGGCGGGGACCTCGATGTGGTCGGCCTCGGGCTGGGCGCGCCGCATGCGCTGGATCACCAGATGCATCCAGATCAGCGTCGCCCCGGTGATGAGCGTCAGCACGATGAAGGGCGTGGAGGCCAGGCCCGTCAGGCGCTGGATGTAGGCGAAGGCCGGGGGCAGGAAGAAGCCGCCCAGGCCGCCGAGCATGCCCACCAGGCCGCCCACCGAGCCCACGTTGTCCGGGAAGTAGGTGGGGATGTGCTTGTAGACGGCGGCCTTGCCGATGCCCATGGCGCAGCCCACCAGGAAGACCAGGAGGACCACCAGCCACAGGGGCAGGCCGTAGGGCCGGCCGGCATCGTCGACCCCCGAGGGCAGGCACAGGACCGTGAGCACCGCGCCGATGATGAGGAACGTGCCGTACATGGCCACGCGGGCCCCCCATCGGTCCGAGACCCAGCCGCCCAGGGGGCGCAGCAGAGAGGCGGGGAAGATGAAGGAGGCGGTCAGCAGCCCGGCGGTCCCCAGGGAGACGTGGAAGTGGTCCTGGTAGTAGGTGGGCAGGATCGCCGAGTAGGCCACGTAGGCGCCGAAGACGATGACGTAGTACAGGCTGAAGCGCCACACGCGGATGTCGCGCAGGGGCTTGAGCATGGAGGACAGTGAGGCGGACTTGCCGGGCTTGCGGTCCTCCATGGGGGTGGTGAACCACAGCAGGACCACGGTGATCGCCAGCAGGACCGCGTAGACCACCGGGATGAGGCGCCAGCCGCCCTGGATGCCCAGGACATAGGTGGAGCCGGCGGTGGCGGCGATGATGCCCGGACCGATCAGCTTGGTCACCGAGGCGCCCACATTGCCCGCGCCGAAGACCCCCAGGGCGAAGCCCTTGTGGCGAGGGGTGAACCAGGCCGAGTTCCAGGCCACGCCCGCGGAGAAGGAGTTGCCCACCACGCCCACGCAGAAGGCCAGGACCAGCAGCATGGCGTAGCTGCTGGCCATGGACACCAGCAGGGAGGAGACGGCCCCGAGCACCATCATGACGGTCATGACGATCTTGCCGCCGAAGCGGTCCGCCAGGATGCCGGCGGGCAGGCGCCACATGGAGCCGTTGAGGACGGCGACGGCGCTGATCCAGGACAGCTGGACCTCATCGAGCCCGAACTCCTTCTGGATCGGCTTGCCCAGCAGCCCGAACATCAGCCACACCGCGAACATGAGGGTGAAGGAGATGGTGGACAGGCTCAGCACCCGGTAGGCGCCCGGCGCCTCATGATGCGCGGCCGCTGGATCAGGGGCGGAGGGGGCGGTCTCCTTGCTCTCGGTGCTCTCGGTGCACTCGGTGCTCTCAGTGCTCTCAGTGCTCGCTGCGTCCACGGCGTCTCCAGAGGGGTCGGTAGAGGGATGGGGCGGTCAACAAGCGCCCAAGCCTCTATCACCCAGCGACGTCACGCCTAGGACATAGGTCCCACGTTGAGTGGGGGTGGGGGATGCGGCCCTGCGCTCCCCCACCCGGAGTCAACGGGACTCAGGTCCGCCCTCAGCCGGGAGCGGGGACTCGGGCTCCACACCGGGGATCGAGCTGAACTCCTCGCCCCGGCGCCGCAGATAGGGGTCCTGCTCCAGGTAGGCCCGGGTCTCGCGCATGATGAGGCCGGACAGGAGGAGCAGTCCGATGAGGTTGGGGATGGCCATGAGCCCATTGGCGATATCGGCGAAGGTCCACACGATGTCCAACTGCGTGACCGAGCCGACGAAGACCATGACGGTGAAGACGATGCGGAAGGGCAGCACACCGTGCACGCCCACGAGCCGCACCACGCAGCGCTCGGCGTAGTAGGCCCAGCCCAGGATCGTCGAGGAGGCCAGGAAGACCAGGGACACCGAGACGATGTAATGCCCCCACTGACCGGGCAGTCCGTGACTGAAGGCCTGGGACGTCATGGTGTCGGGGTCCGAGCCCGTCCACGCGCCGGTGGTCAGGATGACCAGGCCCGTGCAGCTGACCACGATCATGGTGTCGATGAAGGTCTGGGTCATGGACACCAGCCCCTGGCGCGCCGGGTGCTTGGTCTTGGCCGCCGCCGCCGCGATCGCGGCCGAGCCCATGCCTGACTCATTGGAGAAGATGCCGCGGGCCACGCCGTACTGGATGGCCATCATGACCCCGGCCCCCACGAAGCCTCCCGTGGCCCCCGCGCCGGTGAAGGCGCCCTGGAAGACCATGCCCAGGGCGTGGGGGATGCCCGAGGCGTTGACCCCCAGGATGTAGAGGCAGCCGGCCACGTAGAACACGATCATCATCGGCACGAAGGCCGAGGTCACCGTTCCGATGGCCTCGATGCCCCCCAGCAGCACCGCGCCCACGGCGATGGCCAGCAGGATGCCCACCAGGGCGGGGTCCCACCCGAAGGAGTGGGCCAGCTGGGCCGCCACCGCATTGGACTGGGTGGTTGACCCGATCCCGAAGGAGGCAAGGATCGCGGCGATGGCGAAGAAGATCGACAGCACCCGGCCCGCAGGGCCCTTGATGGCGTGCTGGAGGTAGTACTGGGGCCCGCCCGACTGCTTGCCGTGGGCGTCCCTGGTGCGGAAGCGGACCGCCAGGAAGGCCTCGGAGTACTTCGAGGCCATACCGAACAGGGCGGTGACCCACATCCAGAACAGGGCGCCGGGCCCGCCCAGGTGGATGGCCGTGGCCACGCCGATGACGTTGCCGACCCCCACCGTGGCCGCCAGCGCCGTCGTCAGCGCCTGGTAGTGGGAGACGTCGCCCTCGGCGCTGTCCTTCTCATCATCCTCGCGGGACAGGAAGGCGAAGCGCAGGGCGGGGATGAGCTTGACCAGCTGCAGCCCGCGCAGGCGCACGGTGAGGACCACGCCGGTGCCCAGCAGCAGCGGGATGAGGAACCACGGCCCCCAGATGAAGCTGTTGACCGTGGACAGGGCGTCGGCGAAGGACAGTGCAGGAGCAGGACCTGAGGTGAGCATGGCATCCTTCCCGCCCGCTGGGGCAGCGGGCATCCCCGGAAGGATAGAGCCGCCAATATGACAGGGTGATAACAAGCACACTCTCGTCGGGCTGCGCGACTCGGGGCTCAGTGGGCGCCGCGGCGGGCCTGGATCTCGCGGGCCTGGGCCAGCCAGGACTCGGCGCGCGCCAGGCGGCCCTCGGCATCGGCCCGCCAGGGGCCGCCGTCCTCGCGGCGGGCCCCGGCCACCAGGGAGAGCACCACCCCGGCGCAGCGGGCGCGCAGCGCCACCGGGTCCACCAGCCTCTCGGCCATGCGCGTCCAGGTCTTCATGATGGGACGAAGGTGCGGGTAGGAGTCAGGGGCCATGTGGTCGAGCACGCTGACATGGCCCAGCAGGCAGGCCAGGTCGTCGGCGCGGTAGCCCGGCCCCAGGGCGTCGACATCCAGCAGGCAGGAGACCCGGTCGTCCTTCATCAGCACATTGGCCTCGTAGAAGTCGCCGTGGACCGGGATGAGGGGGCCGGCGTCGGAGTGCTTCATGAGGTGGTCGACGCCGTCGGCCACCGCCCGGGCCCGCGCCGCGCTCTCCGGAAGGACCGTGGCGGCGGCGTGGGCGTAGTGGCGGGCGCGATCCGACCACGCCGGGTGGACCGGGAGCTGGAGGGCGGAGTGGGGCAGGGAGTCGAGCAGATCGACCAGGGCCTGGAAGACGCGCGCGGCCTTCTCCTTGGTCATGCCCCGCGCCAGCATGCCGGACAGGTCGGCGCCCGTGCCGGCCGACAGCAGCACCAGCCCGTCGGGGTCCTCCCGGAGCACCTCGGGGGCAGGGACTCCCGCACCGGTGAGCATCCGGTGGCGCTGGGCGAAGCCCGGGGCCTGGTGAGGGCGCAGCACCTTGGCATAGGCGACGGACTTATCCGGGAAGGTCGTGCGCACCACGGCGCGGCTCGTGGGGCGGTAGGCCACCATCGTCGCCTTGATCTGGGCGCCGACCCGGGCCGAGAGCAGCGCCGGGGTGCAGGCCACCGCCAGGCCCGGCAGCTCGGGATCAGCGGGGTGGCGCCACACGTAGACCACGGGGCCGTTGCCTCCGGTGGGGGCCACTCGGGTCAGCCCCGGCGCGCTGGGATTGGTCAGGTGCGCGGTGGTGGCGCACAGGTACTCGGTGGTCGAGCGCCCGTTGGTGACGACGACGGCGGTGTATCCCACCGAGACCCCGGCGCCGGGGCGGTGGTGGACGGAGTGGACCTCCCAGCTGGCCAGCCCCTGCCCGGCGGGCGCCAGGGCGGCCGAGAGCACGGAGGCGGCGCGGGCTCCCGTCAGCAGCGCGATCTCCTCGGGCTCACGGGACGCCGACGAGTGGTACATGCGCCCAGTGTGCCCCACCTGCGTCGATCAGGCCATGATGAGCGCCCTCCAGGCGCATCCGGCGCCCCAGCCCTCGTGGCACCCGCCGGCACTGCTGGAATCGCCGCCCTGCTGGCCCTGCTGGCCCTGCCGACGCTGCCGACCCCGCCAGGGCGGTGCGGTCACCGGGTCCTTCTACCCGTGCCCCGGACATGCCGGACGGCGCCGCCTCGGGGCGGGACCTCGTGGAACAATCCCCTCATGCGCGACCTCGCCGCCCTGCCCAAGGCGCATCTGCATCTGCATTTCACGGGGTCCATGCGCCTGGAGACCCTCGTCGAGCTGGCCTCGACCACGCGCACCCGCCTGCCGGCCAGCCTCCTGGACGGCGACCCGCTGCGCGTGCCAGCCGACCGCCGCGGCTGGTTCCGCTTCCAGCGCGCCTATGACACGGCCAGGGCCCTGGTGCGCTCCGAGGAGACCATGCGCCGCCTGGTCCTGGAGGCCGCCCTGGACGACGCCTCAGAGGGCTCGCGCCGCCTGGAGCTCCAGGTGGACCCCACCAGCTACGCCCCCTACGTGGGGGGCATCACCCCGGCCCTGGAGATCATCCTGGATGCCGCCGCCCAGGCCTCGGTCCTCTCGGGCGTGGAGGTGGCCATCATCGTGGCGGCCTCGCGGATGCGCCATCCCCTCGATGCGCGCACCCTGGCCCGCCTGGCCGTGCGCTACGCCGGGCAGGGGCCGGGCGAGGTGGTGGGATTCGGCCTGTCCAATGATGAGCGGGCCGGGGACACCGCCTCCTGGGGGCCGGCCTTCGACATCGCCCGGCGCGGGGGCCTGGCGCTCATGCCCCATGGCGGGGAGCTGCTCGGGCCGCGCCATGTGCGCGAGGTGGTCTCCGCCCTGGGCCCCACGCGCCTGGGGCACGGGGTGCGCGCCAGCGAGGATCCCGCCCTGCTCGACCAGATCGTGGCCGCCGGCATCAGCCTGGAGGTCTGCCCCGCCTCCAATGTGAGCCTGGGGGTCTACCGGCAGGCCGGGGATGTGCCCCTGGCGGCGCTGCTGGAGCACGGCGCCCAGGTCGCCCTGGGGGCCGATGATCCGCTGCTCTTCGCCTCGCGCCTGACCGACCAGTACGAGATCGCCCGCTCTCTGGGCTGTGATGACCGGGCCCTGGCGGATCTGGCCCGCGGCTCGATCCGCGCCAGCCTGGCCTCCCCCGCCTCCAAGCGCGCCTGGCTGGCGCAGGTCGAGGACTGGCTGGCCTGAGCGCTGGCCCGCGCCGGCAGGCCCCTACCAGCCCACGTGGACGGGCTCGGGGACGAGGGTCACGCCGAAGCGCTCGCGCACCCCGGCCACCACGGCGTCGCGCAGCTCGGCCAGGTCCGCGCCGCTGGCCCCGCCCCGATTGGTCAGGGCCAGGACGTGCTTGGTGGACAGGCTCGCCCGCTCCCCCAGGGCGAAGCCCTTGGGGAAGCCGGCGTGGTCGATGAGCCAGGCCGCGCTGGTCTTGATGCTCGCGGCCTGCCCGTCCTCGGACCCGCCCCGGGCCCCGCGCCCCGGGGTGGGGGCCAGGGGGAAGCGGGGGGCGTCGGGGGGAAGGGTCGCGGCCTGGGCGGGGTCGAGGATCGGGTTGGTGAAGAAGGAGCCCGCCGAGCGGGTGTCCGGGTCGGCGTCGTCAAGCACCATGCCCTTGGAGGCGCGCAGCTCCAGGACCGCCTGGCGGACCTCGGCGGCCGGCAGGCGAGCGCCCAGCTCGACCCCCAGGGCGCCGGCCAGCTGGCTGTAGGCGATCGGCGCGGCCAGAGAGGCCTGGCGCACGTGGAAGGCCACCTCCAGCACCACCCAGCGCCCGGTGGGGCCCCAGGTGCGCCCGCCCCCGATTGCCGCATCGCTCAGGGAGCGCTTGAGGTCGGAGTCCCGATAGGACAGGGCCAGGTCGGCCAGGGGCAGGTGGACGATGCGGCCCTGGCAGCGGTCCCAGGCCCGCACCGAGGCCAGCAGCTCGCAGACCTCCGCCCCGTAGGCCCCGATGTTCTGGACGGGTGCGGCGCCCACGGTGCCCGGGATTCCCGACAGCGGCGCGAAGCCCCCCCAGTGGGAGGCGATGGCCTGGCGCACGAGGTCGTCCCAGCAGGTGCCGGCGGTGGCCGCGAACTCCACTCCCCCGCAGGCCGAGTCGGAGATGACGCGCACCTCCTGTCGGGCATCCCGCAGGACGACGCCGTCGAATCCCGCGTCCCCGGCCAGGATGTTGGAGCCCCCGCCGATGACCAGCAGGGGCCTGCCCTCCTCATCGGCCTGGCGGACGACGTCGATGATCTCGGCCTCGCTGGTCGCCTCCACGTAGGCGGCGATGGGCCCGCCCACCCCCATGGTGGTCAGCTCGGCCAGGCTGGTGGGGGCGGGGCCGCCCAGGGGCCGGGCCAGGGCGGTGATGGCCTGGGGCCAGGGCTCCAGCGCCGCACCGGGATCCTGCGCGGCCGGGGCGTCGCAGGCCTGGGCGTCCTGGGGGTGTGCGACGGGATCGGGCTGTGTCATGCGGCTCTCCTGGGGCGTCGGGCTCTACGGGGTGCAGGATACGGGGCCCGGTGCGCCAAAGGGCCCCGTCCTGTGCGGACGAGGCCCTCAACGACATGCGCGGCCGTCACTTCTTGTTGCGGCGCTGGTGACGCGTCTTGCGAAGCAGCTTGCGGTGCTTCTTCTTGGCCATGCGCTTGCGGCGCTTCTTGATCACTGATCCCATGAGATCTCCTCGCAGTTGGCTTGATCGTGCCCGCCGGCTCAGCCGGTACCGGGGATGGCGATCGGCGGGCGCCTGGGGCGATTGGTCGGCGCGTGACGACTCACAGCCGACCACACGGGTGACCGGCTGATTCTAGCGGGTCCTATGAGCCTGAGGCCTCTGACTCCTCGTGGCCCCAGTCACCCAGTCCAGCGGCCAGGTACTCCTGGACGGCCCTCTCGGGGACCCTGAAGGAGCGCCCCACCTGCATGGCGGGCAGATCACCGGAGTGGACCATGCGGTAGACAGTCATCTTGGAAACGCGCAGCATGCCGGCCACCTCGGCAACCGTGAGGAAGGAGGGGGCGCCGGAGGCGCTGGACGGAGTGGGCAGGCCCGGTGCCATGAGTACGTCAGGTCCCATCGTCGAGGAAGCCCCATTCAGGGCAGGAACAGCGCCAATATAGCGCGACCGGCGGCCCCGGCACAGGGTTTCGCCTCAACTCCCTCACCACGCGTCGCATTTCACACGCGATTCACGCGTGTCGCACGTTCCCCGCCCGCCTCAATGCTCCCCTCAGCGCCAGCCCCGGCGGCGTCTGGCGGCATCCGCCGGCGGGAGGGCGGCCGCGCCGTCGTCGCTCGAGGCTGGCCAGCCGGGCGGGGTGGGGAGACAATGGCGCCCGTGCCCCAGCGATCACAGCAGTCCAGCGCCGACCGCCGCCGGCCGCCGGGCAAGCACGCCCCAGGCACGACGGCGCCGACGCGCAGCCGGCCGGCCGGCCTGGAGGAGCCCACCACCCTGCGCAGCGCCCTGCGGAGCCTGGGCCTGCCGCGCCGCGCCGCGCAGGCGGCCCGCTTCACCCCGGCGCGCCTGGCGATCACCGTCTTCGCCGGGATCATCGCCGTCGTCGCCACCCTGCTCAGCCTGCCGGTGGCCACCGTCTCGGGTCAGCGGGCGCCCGTCGTCGACGCCCTGTTCACCGCCACCTCGGCGGTCTGCGTCACCGGACTGACCACGGTGGACACCGCCTCCTACTGGTCGGTCTTCGGCCAGGGCGTCATCATCGCCGGCACCGCGGTGGGGGGCCTGGGCATCATGACCATGGCCAGTCTGCTGTCCCTGGCGGTCTCCCGGCATGTGGGCCTGACCCAGCGGATGCTGGCGGCCAGCGAGAACCAGTCACGACTGGGGGATGTGGCCTCGCTGCTGCGGGCCGTCATCCTCACGGCCGCCGGCTGCCAGGCCGTGCTCATGCTCGCCCTGCTGCCCCGCTTCCTGAGCCACGGGCTCGATCTGGGCCATGCGCTGTGGTACTCGCTGTTCATGGCGCTGTCGATCTTCAACAACGCCGGATTCGTCATCATGCCCGAGGGGCTCGCCCCCTACGCCACCGACTGGGGAATCGGGGTGCCGATCGTCCTGGGCACCGCGGTGGGAGCCGTGGGCTTCCCGGTCATGCTGGATCTGCTGCGCCACCACCGCCAGCCGCGCTCCTGGAGCCTGCACACCAAGCTGACCCTGACCACCTACCTCGGTCTGTCGGCCATCTCCACCGTCGCGATCGGCGCCTTCGAGTGGGGCAATGAGCGGACCTACGGGGCGCTGTCCACCAGCGGCAAGCTGCTGACCGCCCTCATCAACGGGGTCAACGCGCGCTCCTCCGGCCTGTCCCCCGTGCCGACCGAGCACATGCATGAGACCACCTGGTTCCTCCAGGACGCGCTCATGCTCATCGGCGGCGGCTCGGCCTCGACCGCCGGGGGCCTGAAGGTCACGACCTTCGCGGTCCTGGTCCTGGCGATCCTGGCCGAGGCCCGCGGGGACCGGGACATCGAGGCCTTCGGGCGGCGCATCCCCTACTCGGCCGTGCGACTGAGCGTGGCGGTGGCCTTCATCGGCGCCTCCATCATCGGCATCGCCACCCTCCTGCTGCTCCAACTGACGAACCTGACCCTGGACCGCATCCTGTTCGAGGTGATCTCGGCCTTCGCCACGGTGGGGCTGTCCACCGGGATCACGCCGATCCTGCCCGAGGGCGCCAAGTACGTCATCGTCGTGCTCATGTTCGTCGGGCGCGTGGGCACGATGACGGCGGCCTCCGCCCTGGCCATGCGCCAGCGGCGCCGCGTCATCCGCATGCCCGAGGAGGGCCCGCTCATCGGCTGAGGGCCGCCCCGGGGCCGGGCGCGCGGGCGGAGGCCGGCGCCCGCCAGTACCCGCCGGGGCGCTCCACGCGCCCGATGGAGGCCGATGGGTCTACCGTGGTGCCGTCGCCGGGCGCCGCTCCCGGCGACAAGACCGCCAGCACCGCTGACCAGACTGAGGAGCGTCATGCCCGCCCCCGCCTCGCGCACCGACTCCACGCTCGTCATCGGCCTGGGCCGCTTCGGCTCGGCCGTGGCCGCCACCCTGGACCGGCTGGGGCGGGAGGTCCTGGCCGTGGAGACCAATCCGGCCATCGTGCGCCAGTGGACCGGGCGCATCCCCCTGGTGGAGGCCGACGCCACCGACGCCGAGGCCCTCGAGCAGCTGGGCGCCACCGAGTTCGGCACCGCAGTGGTGGGGGTGGCCACCTCCCTGGAGGCCTCGGTGCTCATCACCGGCAACCTCGTGGACCTGGAGACCCCCCAGATCTGGGCCAAGGCCATCTCGCGAGCGCACGGGCGCATCCTGCGGCGCATCGGCGCCCAGCACGTGGTCTACCCCGAGTTCGACGCCGGCCAGCGGGCCGCTCACCTGGTCTCGGGGCGCATGCTGGACTACATCGAGATGGAGAAGGGCGGCTTCACCATCGTCAAGATGCGCCCGCCCATGGAGCTCCACGGCTTCACCATCGGCCAGTCCAGGATCCGCTCGCGCTACGGGGTGAGCGTGGTCGGGCTCATGAGCCCCGGCGAGCCCTTCGAATACGCCACTCCCGAGACCCTCGTCTCGGCCGATGACATCCTGGTGGTCGGCGGGGATGCCGCCCTCCTGGAGCGCTTCGCCAACCGCGCCTGAGCACCCGGGCGGCTCGGGCCTGAACAGCCCCGGCTGAACAGTCCCGACAGCCCCTCAGGGCTCAGGAGAACAGGGCGGCGGCCTGGGGCGAGCGCAGGCGCGCGGCGGCGGCGGCCACGCGCTCATCGGTGTCGGTCAGCGACATGCGCACGCGCCCCGCCCCGGCCTCGCCGTAGAAGTCGCCGGGCGCCACGACGATCCCCAGCTCGGCGAAGGCCCCCACCAGCTCGTAGGCGCTCATGCCCTCCGGCCCCGACAGCCACAGGTACAGGCCCGCCACGGAGGCCGGGTCGGCGACCAGCCCGGCGGCGGCGCTCGCCTCCGCCAGGGCCTGGCGGCGCGCCCGGTAGACGGAGCGCTGGGCCTCGACATGCGCCTCATCCCCCAGGGCGGCGACCAGCGCGGCCTGGACGGGGGCGGGCACGAGGAGGCCGGCGTGCTTGCGCACCTCGGTGACCGCCGCCACCAGCGCCGCATCCCCGGCCAGGAAGGCGGCGCGATAGCCGGCCAGATTGGACTGCTTGGACAGGGAGTACAGGGCCAGCAGCCCGCTCCGATCCGCCGACACTCGCGGGTCCAGGAGACTGGGGATGCCCTGGCTGGCCCAGGGCTCGGCCCAGGCCAGCTCGGCATAGCACTCATCGGCGATGACCACGGCGCCGCGCGCACGAGCCCAATCCACGATCCGGGCCATCTGCTCCACGCCCAGAACATGCCCGTCAGGATTGCCGGGGCTGTTGAGCCAGACGATGGCCACCTGAGCGCTGTCCTCAATGCCCCAGGTGCGCGGGTCGGCATCGGTGTCCACCGGGACCGGCCGAGCGCCGGCCAGGCGGGCGCCGACGTCATAGGTGGGGTAGGCGGCCCGCGGGTGGAGCACCAGGTCGCCCGGCCCAACGCCGAGCTGGAGGGGCAGCAGGGCCACCGACTCCTTGGAGCCGATCGTGGGGATGACCTCGGCCTGGGTCAGCCCCGCCACCCCACGGCGCCGCTCCATCCACTCGATGATGGCCGCGCGCACTGCCGGCGCGCCCACGGCCGTGGGGTAGCCCGGGGCGTTGGAGGCCGCGGCCAGGGCGTCGCGGGCCACCTGCGGGGTGTCGTCAACGGGCGTGCCCACGGCCAGGTCGACCACGCCGTCGGGATGCTCGGCGGCGCGCTCGCGGTAGGGGCTCAGCGTGTCCCAGGGGAAGTCGGGCAGGGCCAGGGGCCGGGGCAGCAGGGGGCGAGCAGGGCTCTGGGGGGCGGCAGTCATGCGCCGCATTCTCCCCCGCCCGGCCCCGCGCCGTCACC
This genomic interval carries:
- a CDS encoding UDP-N-acetylmuramate dehydrogenase is translated as MTQPDPVAHPQDAQACDAPAAQDPGAALEPWPQAITALARPLGGPAPTSLAELTTMGVGGPIAAYVEATSEAEIIDVVRQADEEGRPLLVIGGGSNILAGDAGFDGVVLRDARQEVRVISDSACGGVEFAATAGTCWDDLVRQAIASHWGGFAPLSGIPGTVGAAPVQNIGAYGAEVCELLASVRAWDRCQGRIVHLPLADLALSYRDSDLKRSLSDAAIGGGRTWGPTGRWVVLEVAFHVRQASLAAPIAYSQLAGALGVELGARLPAAEVRQAVLELRASKGMVLDDADPDTRSAGSFFTNPILDPAQAATLPPDAPRFPLAPTPGRGARGGSEDGQAASIKTSAAWLIDHAGFPKGFALGERASLSTKHVLALTNRGGASGADLAELRDAVVAGVRERFGVTLVPEPVHVGW
- a CDS encoding 30S ribosomal protein bS22 — encoded protein: MGSVIKKRRKRMAKKKHRKLLRKTRHQRRNKK
- a CDS encoding helix-turn-helix domain-containing protein; amino-acid sequence: MAPGLPTPSSASGAPSFLTVAEVAGMLRVSKMTVYRMVHSGDLPAMQVGRSFRVPERAVQEYLAAGLGDWGHEESEASGS
- a CDS encoding TrkH family potassium uptake protein, with the translated sequence MAPVPQRSQQSSADRRRPPGKHAPGTTAPTRSRPAGLEEPTTLRSALRSLGLPRRAAQAARFTPARLAITVFAGIIAVVATLLSLPVATVSGQRAPVVDALFTATSAVCVTGLTTVDTASYWSVFGQGVIIAGTAVGGLGIMTMASLLSLAVSRHVGLTQRMLAASENQSRLGDVASLLRAVILTAAGCQAVLMLALLPRFLSHGLDLGHALWYSLFMALSIFNNAGFVIMPEGLAPYATDWGIGVPIVLGTAVGAVGFPVMLDLLRHHRQPRSWSLHTKLTLTTYLGLSAISTVAIGAFEWGNERTYGALSTSGKLLTALINGVNARSSGLSPVPTEHMHETTWFLQDALMLIGGGSASTAGGLKVTTFAVLVLAILAEARGDRDIEAFGRRIPYSAVRLSVAVAFIGASIIGIATLLLLQLTNLTLDRILFEVISAFATVGLSTGITPILPEGAKYVIVVLMFVGRVGTMTAASALAMRQRRRVIRMPEEGPLIG
- a CDS encoding potassium channel family protein, encoding MPAPASRTDSTLVIGLGRFGSAVAATLDRLGREVLAVETNPAIVRQWTGRIPLVEADATDAEALEQLGATEFGTAVVGVATSLEASVLITGNLVDLETPQIWAKAISRAHGRILRRIGAQHVVYPEFDAGQRAAHLVSGRMLDYIEMEKGGFTIVKMRPPMELHGFTIGQSRIRSRYGVSVVGLMSPGEPFEYATPETLVSADDILVVGGDAALLERFANRA
- the dapC gene encoding succinyldiaminopimelate transaminase, translated to MTAAPQSPARPLLPRPLALPDFPWDTLSPYRERAAEHPDGVVDLAVGTPVDDTPQVARDALAAASNAPGYPTAVGAPAVRAAIIEWMERRRGVAGLTQAEVIPTIGSKESVALLPLQLGVGPGDLVLHPRAAYPTYDVGARLAGARPVPVDTDADPRTWGIEDSAQVAIVWLNSPGNPDGHVLGVEQMARIVDWARARGAVVIADECYAELAWAEPWASQGIPSLLDPRVSADRSGLLALYSLSKQSNLAGYRAAFLAGDAALVAAVTEVRKHAGLLVPAPVQAALVAALGDEAHVEAQRSVYRARRQALAEASAAAGLVADPASVAGLYLWLSGPEGMSAYELVGAFAELGIVVAPGDFYGEAGAGRVRMSLTDTDERVAAAAARLRSPQAAALFS